GGTGCAAATTTTGAGAGAATCGTCGTTCAAAACCTTGCGTCTTCATCGGCCCGCGTCCTGTAGGGGCGAAGCATTCGGGCAATAACCTATCGGTGAAACCGTAGATTTTCTATCCGAATGCTTCGCCCCTACTTTTTGCCGCAAACCCTATCTATATCCTTACTTTTAATCATGATACCAATACTCACCCCCTGTCAGGAATGTCAGACACATTCTCATACTTTCTAGCGGAATTATCGCCATTAGCCTGTAGTAGTAGTAGGTTGGGTTGAGGAACGAAACCCAACACACAATAATTGTTATGATTTCTTGGAGCAGGTTGAAAAATCGATCTTCTATGTTCAGCAACAGCACAACATCAGTGAAGAAATCGGCACTCGGCAAGGGGCAGTATGAAAATGGGATCACTTATTTAGATTTCAGATGGTATATGGTAAAATTTGCATAATTCAGTAAGATTAGTATTATCCTATATTATTTCAACTCAACTTCCTATGAGTAACAAATCTACGATTAAATTGGTGATCGCTTTTAACGATCCTAACCTGGAGCCTGAAGAACGCGACGAACAGGCCCAAGTATTACTAACAGAACTACAACAGGCAGATGAAGTTGAATCGGTTAAACGCATTCTTGATCCCAATCCCCCTGAAGGTAATAAGTCGTTGGGCGGTTTTTTGGGTGGAATCTTAATGACCGAAGTTAACCCCGCTAATGGGAAAAAGTTGTTAGGGTTTCTTGGCGATCGCTTGGGAGGTAAACCGATAGAATTGTCGGTAGAGGCCAATGGTCGCAATTTGACGGTTAAGGCTCACAGTCGAGAAGAATTGGAAATGGCTATTAAAGCGGCTCTAGACTTTATCTCAGGTTAAAGAAGGTATTATGGCAAAATTTGCTTTGTTAATTGGTGTGAGCGAGTATTCCGAAGGATTGCGCCCAATTTCTAGTGCCATTCTAGACGTTGAAGCAATGCGCCGAGTATTAGAGCATCCGGACATGGGAGCCTTTGATCAGGTTACAGTGTTGTCTAACCCAGACAAAGGGAGCATGGAAAGAGCAGTCGAGGATTTATTTACTAATCGCCAGAGAGACGACTTAGTTCTTTTATATTTTTCTGGACATGGTCTTAAAGATCAAACGGCTGAATTTTGCCTAAGTGCAAGAGACACTGAGCGTGATCAGAATGGAGAGCTTCGTATCTCAACAATTTTAGCCGCAAGTAAACTTAATAAGTATATGAACAATAGTCGTTCCCAAAGGCAGATGATTATTCTCGACTGCTGTTTTAGCGGAGCATTGGTTCAGGGAATGCCAATCAAAGGGGAACTTAACATTCAAGAGGAATTAGGAGGTAAAGGAAGGGCGATTTTAACCTCTTCTAGTCCGATTGAATATTCTTTTGAGTCGGAAGATAAAGATTTGTCCATCTATACAAAATATCTAGTTGAAGGAATTGAAACTGGTGCAGCAGATAAGGATGGTGATCAATTAATTTCTGTTAATGAATTGCATGAGTATGCCAGCGAACGAGTAAAGGAAGCTGCCCCGGCAATGACTCCCAAATTTTATCTTTCTCTTGAAGGAGAGGATACTATTTATTTAGCCAAATCTCCTCTTGCTGCCACTAATCCTATATTTATTTATCGTGAGAAGGTTAGAGAAATTCTAGATGAATGGAGCAAGGAAAATATATGTAAAGAAAATTTTAATCGTGTAGAAAGAAACTGCCTAAATGAACTAAGAAACGAATTAGATTTATCATTACAGGAGGCAGATATTATTGAACAAGAGAATCTTGCGCCATTCAGAAAAAGATTACAAAATCTAACAGAGTACAAAGCAACTTTTAGAGAATTATTAGCTGATTCTATTTCAATAACAGAAGGAAACAGAAGGAGACTAAAAGAGTTACAAAGCCGTTACGGGCTGAGGGATGAGGATATTCAGGTGATTGAAGAAGAAGTGCAAAATGAGGTTTATCCCATTACTACGACGATTCCACCAATCACTTCGCCTTCTGCAAAAATCGCCCAAATTTTGCATTCTATAAAAACTTTAAAGCCCCAAAATTTCAAATTAAATCTGCCAGTTAGCATAGGAATAGCATCAATAGCAGTTGTAAGTTTATTTGCCATTTATCGCCCTGATAATTGTCCAAAACAAACGGGAGACTTTATTAGTGAAGGAGAAGAAGTTCTTAATTACTCTCAACCGTTTAACAAGAAGGAAGGTACAGAATATTTTGCACAGTGTGATTATCAAAAAGCCCTGTTAAGATTTAAGGACGCATGGCAAGAGGATAGGCTAGATCCAGAAACATTAATTTACTTAAATAATGCTTTACTAGAAGCCAATAAAATGCAATATTACACGATTGCTGTTGCTGTTAGTATTCCCAAAAATCAAAATGACTTTAATGATGATGATGGTGATAGTCGAGCAAATGAAATGTTACGAGGAGTAGCACAATTACAAACAAAAATTAATCTAGGACTTTTAAATGACAATGATCCATTCCTCAAGTATTTTCCAGATCAAGATTTTATCAACAAAAAAGCGATTAATGGTAAGGGATTAAAAGTTGTCATTACTAATGATGAAAATAAGGAATTATTAGCCAAAAAGACAGCATCATCTCTTTCCCAGCGTCCTGAAATTTTAGGGGTTGTTGGTCACTATCCCAGTGAAATGACTCTAGCAACGGTGGATATTTATAATCAAAATAATTTAGTTTTGATTTCTCCCGGATCAACGACTAGCGAGCTTACTAAAGACCCCAGAAAAAATTTTCTGCGAACTGTTTTTTCCGTCGAGCAACAATCTCCTGCCATTGCAAAATTTTTACAAGAAAAGTCTATTAAAAAAGTGGTGGGCTTTTATAGTGAAGGAAGTCCATTTAGTGAATCTTTTTTTAATAGTTTTAAAACTATTTTTACACGCCCTCCATTCTCTGGAACTGTAGTAAAATTAGATGAATTTGATCTCGGAAATAATTTTAAGGCAGAAGAAGCCATCCAAGAGTTACGAAAAAGACAAGGAAAAATAACAGAAGAAATAGGGCTTGTACTATTCCCAAAAGCAATTGGCGATGCTCAAGGCGATGCAATTAGACTTATAAAACTTAATAATAGTCAAAATTGGGTTATCGGATCATGGGGGCTTCGTAGTTCTCGTACCTTAGAACAAATTAACAACCTACAACCTTTTCAAAAGTTTGTTATTGCGGTTCCTTGGGATTCTTTAACCAGTCCTAACCAGGATTTTCTTAAGGATGCCAAAATTTTATGGACTACAACTTCTGTTAATGCAATAACGGCCCTATCCTATGATGCAACTCTTGCTCTAACAAAAGCTCTAGAAAAGGCAAATACTCCCACACGAATTAATATCCTTGAACACTTAAAGTCTCGTGAGTTTCTTGTCACTAAAGGTGCAACTGGGACAATTCAATTCGATGAAAATGGCGATCGCAAGAAACTTAATGAAAATGACGATCCCCAAAATCCCTCCGTAGAATTTGTTCACATTGTGGAGTGTCGGACACTAAGTTCAGATTTTGCTTTTGTCCCAATCAAGTATCCTACTGCTAAAGATGCTGGTTTATCCTGTTTAAACTCACCTAAAAAGCCTAGTCCCTAGCTAATCAGGGTTGGCTGAAAAAGTCTGAAATGCCGCTAGGAAAAAGGTTTCGACTCAATAAAGCGATCGCCGACATCGTACCTACGTTCATCTTATATTTAATTCCACCCACCCACTTACAATAATCTATGCTAAGTCAATAAAGCCCGTTTTATTGGTTTTCTTGCCTCCTATTAACAGCAGGCTAAAACTAATAATTAATATCATCGTCGCAATCACTCGTGGACTGGAGACAACAACTAATTATTTTTACCCGTTATCCGGAATTGGGGAAAGTAAAAACCCGTATGATTCCAGCTTTGGCAGCCAAGGGAGCCGAAGAATTACACCGAAAACTGGCCGAATATACCCTCAGTAAATTAGCGGGTTTGAGGAGTTTTCTCTCCCTGATCATTTACTACCATGGCGGCAGCGAGGAAAAAATGCGTACTTGGTTAGGTGAGCATTATTGCTATCATTCTCAACGGGGAAAAGACTTAGGAGAAAAGATGCAAAATGCTTTTGCCGATGGTTTTGCTCAAGGGATGACAGCGATCGCTATGATTGGCACAGATTGTCCAGAAATCGGGGAAAAAGAGATTTTAGCAGCCTTTGAGGCCCTAAAAACCCACGATATGGTTTTAGGGCCGGCGTTAGATGGAGGATACTACCTAATTGCTTTAAAACAGGTCTTTCCAGAGCTTTTTGACGGTATTCCCTGGGGAACGGGGGAAGTCTTAGCAAAAACCCAGACAATCGCCGCTAAACTGGCTTTAAAAACCGCTTATCTGCCTAAATTAGCCGATATTGATCGCCCGGAAGACCTGCCCATCTTAAAAAAATACCTGCCAGAATTAAGGTTGAACGATGACGGGGGTTCCCATGCGGACTAAATCAAACAACACTTTCACATCCTGATTCCGCATCCGCACACAACCATGGGAAGCGGCGCGACCGAGGGAATTTTCCGCAGGGGTGCCATGAAAACCGATGGAATTTTTGCCGTCAGTCCAAAAACCGATCCATCTTTCCCCTAGGGGACTATTGGGACCAGGGGCGCTGACTTTGCCTGTCCAGGGACTTTTCCAGACGGGATTGCGAACTAATTCCCGCACTTCAAATTTACCTGTGGGGGTTTCCCAGCCTTTTTTGCCGACGGCGACGGTAAATTGTGCTAAAACTTGCTTATCTTGATAAACGTAAACTTTTCTCTCTTTCAGTTTTAAGACCAGATGGGTAGCGAGAGTTTAATTGGCCGCCGTATTCGGGGTGACAGTGCTGATTTGGTTAGCTTGGGCCGGATATACGGGTAAACAAGTTAATCCTAATCCGATGATTAAGAGGGTCAAATTTCGTTTGAACGCCATTGTTCCCACACTCCTCAATTGCGATAGCGATGATTTTTCAGGATAGCAAATAGGGAACTTTTTGGAAGCTCAAGCCGTCTGGGCTGTGCCGGTTTTAGCTTCGTACTGCCGACAACCTTCACAGGGACCTGTGGGATTAACCGCACAACGCAAATGGGGGGAATAGGCATTAAAACGACAACTAAGATCACCGATCAAGGCCGGTTTATTTTCTGTCTCTAGAGGAATTGACAAAAAATCACTGGCCATCACCGGGCTGTATTCGTGACGATAGCGAATCCCCCTCAAACGGTTACTTAATCTCTGTTGGGATCGGTTAATCAACCAGAGACTAACGAGAGAGGGAAAGAGGGCAAGGATAAAAACAAAGGTTATCCTGATCACGATTTCAGTTTAGGCGATCGCCAGTGCTGCTAACTTATTATTGAGGCCGGCGCTAGAAATTAGGCCATAACCAGGGAAGACTTAAGGGGTTCTTCCTTTTTGCTTTCATAAACTCCCGCAGTACTGGGGAATCCTCTGGTTAGTTCCCGCACTTTAATCTCACCTGCTTGCAGGGATTTGGTCAAAATTTCCATGGCAACCACGGGTTTACCCGCACCACAGAAGAATAAATCGGCGGCGAAATAGCCGTGTTCAGGCCAGGTGTGGATCGCGATATGAGATTCAGCTAAAGTCGCCGTCGCGGTAACTCCGTGGGGACTGAACTGGTGGACACACAAATCGATCAGCGTTGCTTCTCCTGCCGTAATTCCATCGAGGATAGCGCGACGAATGCGCTCGGGATCGTTGAGGAGGTCAGCAGGTACTTGCCAAGCATCGACAATCAAATGGGTTCCCAGTTTGGTCATTTTTTTTTCAATACTCCCTATCGAAAAACCTTCACAGATTTACCAGCATAACACAATTTTTCTAACTTGTGCAAAAAAGATCTGGTTTTTCTCGGTTACTTTCTCTAAAAACTGGGACAGAGCAGGGGAGAAGGGTGTGGGGTGTGGGGTGTGGGGTGTGGGGTGTGGGGTGTGGGGTGTGGGGTGTGGGGTGTGGGGTGTGGGGTGTGGGGCGAAGGCTTACTTCTGCTTGACAATAGTATCGTTAGGCGTTAGGATTCGAGCGTGGTGGACTACCACTAAAATTAGCTAAATGCAATGAACAGCAACCGTTTGCCAAATATCCATCCCGGTGAAATCCTCAAGTTAGATTTTCTGGAACCGCTCAATATTACCCCCTACAGACTGAGCAAAGATTTAAGCGTAGCTCAAACTCGTATCGGTGAGATTTTAGCTGGTAAGCGTAGTATCACTGCGGACACAGCTTTGCGTCTGTCACGATATTTTGGTAACAGTCCTCAGTTTTGGCTGAATCTTCAAACAGACTACGATCTCCGTCAAGCTCAGACAAAGAATGCCGAAGTTTATAACCAAATTCCTATTACTCCATTTACAGATTTAGCTTAGGGGACTAATTTTATCTAGGAGGGGGGACGGGATTAGTGGGGACGGTAGTACTGGGAGAAGCGGCGGGAATGGGGGGATTTTCGGGTTTACGGACTTGGGGGACGGGTAACAGATAGAAAAGTAGGGCGCAAGCGACAAGACTGCCTAATCCTGCCAAAAAAGGTACTGTTCGACCGGCCACCGATTCATTGACCTTATGGTAGCGACGGGAAACTGGCTGTAATTTCAGGGTTAGGTCAGGTAAAGTGCGAGTATCGGCAAAAAATTGGTCAATCGCTTCTATTAAATCGAATAACTGCACGGTACTGATTTCTATGTTGACCGGACTTTCTGGGATATTCAAGTCCGTTGATGGATACCAGACCAGACGATGGAGATTATGGTCAATCTTTTCTAGGTACACATGATCTGGTTCATGGACGGGGTCTTGGGGATGACGAACACCACTCAAAAATTCTTGGGCATACTGACTGACCGCTTGTACCAAATTTTCCAAGAAAACCCGACCACCTTGCAGGACTTTATTGGCCCCGATTAACCGACATTCTACGTTAGTCAAAATTGAGAGTAAAGGTCGGCTATCCCCGGGGTTAGCCGGGGCAAAATCATCGCCGAAACCATCGAGAATCAGGGTACAATTGGGCAGGCTATACTGTCTTCTCATTTTTACACGATCTCCCCATCAAATAAACTAATCCAAAACCGCTGCATTCCCGTCGTACCAGTACAAAATAATAACTGATCGAGGAGGGATAAAGCCAGTTCATTTAAAGCATTTTCATCGGCTAGATAAACCGATACTTTGGCCCGCCGGGGGTTCATGCGACTGCGAAAATTGGAGCGAAATCTTTCTAGGTATTCTGATAAAAGAAAATTATTATCCACGGGTAAACCCTTTGATTCCATCTGTTGCCGCGCTAACAGTAATTGTCGGATGGATATAGCTAGGGGTTTGGCCCGGTAACTGGCAATGATAACTAAAGCTTTTGCTTGGTCAAGGGTCAGACGGTCGAGGGTGTAGGAAATTCGCCACGGATTAGTACAGCGTAAGCGCCAGAAAATAATCCGGTTTTTGATAATTTTATCGAGTCCTAGTTCTTTACAGAGGGCTAACAGGGCCTCCCCGGCACCGACTTCTAAGGATTCCAACGCTAACAGCATTAAATCGATATGCTGTTGGAGATGTAGGGCGCATTGCTGACTTGCAATCGGAAAATCGGGTAAAACGCTTAAAATAACCGGTTTTTCTGGGGCTGATGTTGTAGATTCGGGCGTTAGGCTAGTAGAGGTCATGATATAGGAGAACTAAAACACAAGGGCGATCGAGTCAGGGTATTGTAAATTGTATTGTATAGATAGCTGTCCCCCATTTTACGAGACACGGAAACCGAATGGATCTG
This Microcystis wesenbergii NRERC-220 DNA region includes the following protein-coding sequences:
- a CDS encoding caspase, EACC1-associated type, producing MAKFALLIGVSEYSEGLRPISSAILDVEAMRRVLEHPDMGAFDQVTVLSNPDKGSMERAVEDLFTNRQRDDLVLLYFSGHGLKDQTAEFCLSARDTERDQNGELRISTILAASKLNKYMNNSRSQRQMIILDCCFSGALVQGMPIKGELNIQEELGGKGRAILTSSSPIEYSFESEDKDLSIYTKYLVEGIETGAADKDGDQLISVNELHEYASERVKEAAPAMTPKFYLSLEGEDTIYLAKSPLAATNPIFIYREKVREILDEWSKENICKENFNRVERNCLNELRNELDLSLQEADIIEQENLAPFRKRLQNLTEYKATFRELLADSISITEGNRRRLKELQSRYGLRDEDIQVIEEEVQNEVYPITTTIPPITSPSAKIAQILHSIKTLKPQNFKLNLPVSIGIASIAVVSLFAIYRPDNCPKQTGDFISEGEEVLNYSQPFNKKEGTEYFAQCDYQKALLRFKDAWQEDRLDPETLIYLNNALLEANKMQYYTIAVAVSIPKNQNDFNDDDGDSRANEMLRGVAQLQTKINLGLLNDNDPFLKYFPDQDFINKKAINGKGLKVVITNDENKELLAKKTASSLSQRPEILGVVGHYPSEMTLATVDIYNQNNLVLISPGSTTSELTKDPRKNFLRTVFSVEQQSPAIAKFLQEKSIKKVVGFYSEGSPFSESFFNSFKTIFTRPPFSGTVVKLDEFDLGNNFKAEEAIQELRKRQGKITEEIGLVLFPKAIGDAQGDAIRLIKLNNSQNWVIGSWGLRSSRTLEQINNLQPFQKFVIAVPWDSLTSPNQDFLKDAKILWTTTSVNAITALSYDATLALTKALEKANTPTRINILEHLKSREFLVTKGATGTIQFDENGDRKKLNENDDPQNPSVEFVHIVECRTLSSDFAFVPIKYPTAKDAGLSCLNSPKKPSP
- a CDS encoding TIGR04282 family arsenosugar biosynthesis glycosyltransferase encodes the protein MDWRQQLIIFTRYPELGKVKTRMIPALAAKGAEELHRKLAEYTLSKLAGLRSFLSLIIYYHGGSEEKMRTWLGEHYCYHSQRGKDLGEKMQNAFADGFAQGMTAIAMIGTDCPEIGEKEILAAFEALKTHDMVLGPALDGGYYLIALKQVFPELFDGIPWGTGEVLAKTQTIAAKLALKTAYLPKLADIDRPEDLPILKKYLPELRLNDDGGSHAD
- a CDS encoding DUF4335 domain-containing protein, with amino-acid sequence MRRQYSLPNCTLILDGFGDDFAPANPGDSRPLLSILTNVECRLIGANKVLQGGRVFLENLVQAVSQYAQEFLSGVRHPQDPVHEPDHVYLEKIDHNLHRLVWYPSTDLNIPESPVNIEISTVQLFDLIEAIDQFFADTRTLPDLTLKLQPVSRRYHKVNESVAGRTVPFLAGLGSLVACALLFYLLPVPQVRKPENPPIPAASPSTTVPTNPVPPPR
- a CDS encoding DUF6464 family protein — its product is MIRITFVFILALFPSLVSLWLINRSQQRLSNRLRGIRYRHEYSPVMASDFLSIPLETENKPALIGDLSCRFNAYSPHLRCAVNPTGPCEGCRQYEAKTGTAQTA
- the speD gene encoding adenosylmethionine decarboxylase — translated: MTKLGTHLIVDAWQVPADLLNDPERIRRAILDGITAGEATLIDLCVHQFSPHGVTATATLAESHIAIHTWPEHGYFAADLFFCGAGKPVVAMEILTKSLQAGEIKVRELTRGFPSTAGVYESKKEEPLKSSLVMA
- a CDS encoding HigA family addiction module antitoxin; the encoded protein is MNSNRLPNIHPGEILKLDFLEPLNITPYRLSKDLSVAQTRIGEILAGKRSITADTALRLSRYFGNSPQFWLNLQTDYDLRQAQTKNAEVYNQIPITPFTDLA
- a CDS encoding DUF3038 domain-containing protein, translated to MTSTSLTPESTTSAPEKPVILSVLPDFPIASQQCALHLQQHIDLMLLALESLEVGAGEALLALCKELGLDKIIKNRIIFWRLRCTNPWRISYTLDRLTLDQAKALVIIASYRAKPLAISIRQLLLARQQMESKGLPVDNNFLLSEYLERFRSNFRSRMNPRRAKVSVYLADENALNELALSLLDQLLFCTGTTGMQRFWISLFDGEIV